The Acipenser ruthenus chromosome 15, fAciRut3.2 maternal haplotype, whole genome shotgun sequence genomic sequence taaccccctttttttttttaaacagatcaaCCACATGTTAACGTTTCTGGGTAAAATCATTACCAACCTGTAACAAATCAATAACTGGGGTAGACCACACCGCTTGCACAGATATAGTTTactgtgcttgcttatactacgGAATTTGGTATAGGCAAGTTAAAATAATGAACGCAGAAAAATACTTCTGGAGCACTGTAAGGACTCGGATCACTGCGTACAGAGACGTGGAATAATGAcattgccatatatatatatatggataaatAATTTTTCAGTtcacaaaatattatatttttcaaGAACTTCTGATGACCTCACACACAGTACTTGTTTGACCGACAGTTGTTGTCTCCGACACAGACCTGCTCCACCATTGGATCGCCTGTGTTTCACAGCTGAGGTGACTCTCGTTGTCAGCTGTTGTGACCTTCTGTGTCGTTGGGGAATTTACCCCAGAACCCCACAAACTGAGTGTCATTCTGTCCTTGGGTATTGGTGAGGCCTACCCGCGGCCTACTCAACTATGTGCTTTACTTCCAAAACCCAGACTAGCCCTGCCCCGAGCTGCCTGCCTCCCGAGTGCTTTCCGTCTTGACAGTCCTTACCTGGCTGATAGCGGAGAAGGAGCGACCGAGAGTCCGGGAAAGGCACCGGGACTGAGATAACATGGTGTTAaagacaacagcagcagcagcagcagatcaaccgagacacacacagaccgaACTGTCAAGAAACCGACGGGGGCGGGAACAATCAGGAATAAACCAACACCGTCATGTACAAGAGGGGAGAACCCCGTCGGCTCGTACCAAAAAGCCAACAAAAAACAGGGGGTTACAGATGCgtttgctattttatttattcaagCAAAAATACAGACAGAAAAACTTCAGTGATCGCGCTTTATGCAATGAACACGTTTCaagaaatactttatttaaaaacattatttaagacCCACTTGCAGTAAATGCTGTCATCACTGGTAAAATGCATGTACTTTGGAAACTGAATAGCCTTCAATAAAAAGATAATTACAAGGATTTTAACTCATTAGGCACATATAATTACAGAACATTCGATTTTGTAGTCATGACTACGAGATTCAGAAATAGTCGATTTGGAAAAAATAATTACTTCCTTTTTACTGCAGAAATTTGTATTTAATGAAAAAGATCATTGACTGAATCTTACAAATGACATTATTTCAAATAAGCGCTGCTGTGTAACccacatttatttgaaatattctGGTTAATTGTGTATTGTGGATGTTAAGTAAAATGATCGCAATCACTCTAATAGAGGCCATGCTTAGATAGTGAAACGCGATTAAGTTTTGATTTGgtagatgatttaaaaaaaaaaaaaaaaaaaaaattgtatttaagaTAATTCCTAAATAATTCCTAAATCGATCAAATCTGTTTTCGGAAATAGCGCTGTCCCGCACCTTTTTCAAATCAAACCTAGTTACTTGCAAGTCGGAGGCGGTGTAATAAATTACCTCCAACAGTCGAACACAGGCTGGGGGGAGTCAACTACAGCCATGCCTTCTGTAACAAAACCTCAGCATGCCCATCCAATTCAGACGGCCACTCTTTTTGAGCCTACCTGAAAAGGTATAATAAACCAGCAAGCAGACTATTTTCTGATAACAATCTAATTTACATATCTGGATTTCGATTGGATCGCCGTGGCCAATCCCCTTTACCTTTTATGGCACGGGGGGTCTTTATGACATCAGGGACTTTCTAATACAGTACTAAGAAGTATAATAAATGTAACAGTTACAGGGACCGTTCAGCGAACAGCTTTAACTTTACTTTCAGCGGAGCAGCGGTATCACTTCCTTCTCATCACAGACAAAGGTAAGAGCACTTTATCAATGGTAACAGTTTATATTATTCAATCTGAATATAACAAAGGTACAGGTAGATTTCGTTAAGCATTGATGGAAGTGTAAAACATTGTCTCAACCTGAGTTTATACGTGTTCTTTTAgtattgtaaaacaaacaaacgggagaaaaaaaacccttttgcaTCCTCCATTACTACAGTTACCTGGAATTCCACTTCTCGGTCCAGGTGTGTACACTTCAATGAAACGACACACACTTTGGCATTGTCTTTAAAATAGAATATGGCAGAAAAGAGCTTTGTATAAAGTTAGTCATATAGTTAAGAAGCTTTATGTGGATGGCTGTTATTGGTTGCATACACGTCTGTGCCTCTACTGTTTCAAtctccattttaaaataatgtttgcgATTAaataggctttttaaaaaaaaatacaatacaccaTACACGATAAtcataataagactgtaaaaggTTTCAAATACATAATTTGTAACATTTAGCACAATCTTGTATTATTATATAGTTGTTTTGAATACAATCACCGATGACGGCTTTGTccgaatatttttttaatttttttaatttttttgcttaTACGAGTTATTACCTCATATAAAGTAAATTCCATAACGCATCAAAATCAATAGAACCAGAAACTCCATGCAATGAATATTCGCTACTGTACAGCAGCACAATGATTTGAGTTGGAGATTAGTTAATGAGGCAGAGGGATCAAGATACTGGACCTGTATATATAGCAAAGAATCAGAGattattaataaaagaaaaataaaacttgaaacgcTTACCTAGCCTACTTATGAATACATTAGAAAGTATTTGAAATCAATGATATCGTGACAaaattattacatatatatatatatatatatatatatatatatatatatatatatatatatatatatatatatatatatataaaatacctccaatgtttgttttcaaacgcactttcccttgacaaagttATGTTAAATAtaccgaaacattgggaagttatTCTTTGAGCAAAAAcgtatctctctgtctctcatatatatatatatatagactgggcctatagtcaaaataaaaaaaaagtctttcattGTGTTGTTTAAAGGAAGTAGGCCTATAATAATTTATTACCACAAtctaaactattattatttaaatagttcttATAAATATTTCCCCTTTTTATTACTATTTAACAAGATAGCAGAAGTTAAAACCGTTTCTAAAGACAATGGGGTTTTTGTCACACAGTATTGGTGTATTCCTGTATGCATTATTGTATTAAAGACATGCATGCTGAAGCACACacaatagttttaaaatgtgtagttagaaacacacacagaaaaatagaGACGCAACGCCCAATAGCCATTGGCCATGCCACACGCAAGACAGCGTATTGTTCGTCTCATATTCAAAATTACTTTATGGAAATATAACAAACACAATGGGAACTATTAGTCATGGGAACATGCATTGCTTTTTGAGTGAAAATGACACTAATTGAGGGCTTCAATATGCAGAGGGTGGGATGGGTCTACTTAGACTAAACAAAACAAGGGTTCCAGATAAAACCATAAGACCCTTGTTTATCTGTTAAGTTTAAAATGATGTTTATTTGAACTTTATGTTTTATCGAAGAAAGTAACACTGGTTTGAGAAAATTttgattgtataataataaaCCTGTTGTATTATGAAACAGGTTTACTGTActtccaaggggggggggggggcattttttgtttttaaaaaattgttgGGGTGGCAATGTATATTCAGTGTGAATATTAAAATTACAGCATGTTCAGAATACCTAACATTTCAAAGCACCAATTATTTTCTAGACcgtgtgttgtttttattaagcaGAATTTAAACATGGAGCATGTTGAAAGCTACCTTTGATTATGTTGGTTTCAAATTAGTAATTGAATGTAGTTTGGGCTGCTTGAATCACCCAAAGTACAATTTGTCTTAAAGCTTTTATTTCTTATAAGTATAGACTTTTCTGCTGTTTTATCCTCTACAACAATATAGAGATAACAAGTTTGTTCTTAAATATTATACATTGATCTCCTGTGTGGTCTCAGTAAGGAGAATCATTCTTTCTCTCGTTTCCTAATTAAAAGAAGGCATTTATAGTGTTTATAAACTTTTTTACACCATGCATATTAAACAtcttttaaatgataaaataaaatgaaaacactgtaATGTTCTCCAGTTCAGAtcttggatctttttttttttttggtaatataGGTAGGCTTTTTATACAGAAATAGCATTCAGATTTACtggcaatatactgtatattatatatgaagGGAGCTAAGAAATGAATGCAATGCACAAAGTCTGCCATCTCCACattgtatgtttttgtattaaaCATGACTGATACTGTAAACATAGTTGTTACTATTAGAATTTTCAGTTAGACTTAGGTTTTAGACCTGCATTTATATTGAAAAATGGAAGATGGTTGAAAAATGTATAttagtacagtacattgaaaAGAGGGGTAACAGCCCACAGTccatctgtttttgaaatgtgttttcttttaattactaGAGGAATTCCATTCTTGCTAACAACAAAAACaggaaattgtatttttttcataagTTTTGTAGCTTTCTTTAAAATCAGTCTTAttttcagattattattttttttatacaattgtcTTTCAGATATCTGAACACTTCTACATCCTACTTAATGGCATCTTTGATATATTCATCTTGAAAGCTGTTTTTATAATTAGTCTGAACGTCATAAAATCAGTATGAACCTCTCAGAGCAGAACATGCATAGCTCTACAGAGAGCTACCTGGTAGAGGACAAAAATGAACTGTCTCACTCTTCCTTCAAAAGAAATCTCTATGACGATTCCTTGAGGCTATACTCAAATGGCTCCATCATTTCTCAGCTATTGCGGAAGACAATACAGAACAAGAGGGTAGCAGAAGAGAGCCTTTTCTACCTGCCACCCAGTGCTGTCCCCAGTTCCACCACTGCAGACTTCAGTCAGGAGGACAGAAGCAGCAGCTCCTCAAAGGAAAGCACCCTGGAACCGTCGTCCCCGGCTAGTCAACCATCCACAACCACCAGCTTTGAAGCCGACGGGCCTTTTAATGAGCACCGCCAAGCCAAACGAGCCAGGGTGGAAAATATCATCAGAGGAATGGCGGTTTTTCCTAATGCGCGAGTTCCTGCCAACAGGGACAGAAGCGATCCCTCAGGAGATGCGAGGGAAAGCTACAGGGAGAACAAAAGAAAGCAGAGACTTCCTCAGCACCAGAACCACAGCCTGTGTGAAGCCCTGTCAGCCACCAGAACCAGCAATAAGGACGAGTGCCATCAGCTTAAAGAACAGCTTCAGTCTATGCAGAGGCTGCTGAGGCAACTGCAGGAGAAGTTCTTCCAAGTTTATAATGTCAGTGACTCTGAGCATGATGACCAGGATGAGACAGAAGAGGCTAGCTTTTCATCGCATACCAACAATATGAACACAGAGTTTATGGAGACTTCTAACTATGACTGCAGTGCTGGTTTTGATGGTGGCTTTGAAAAGATGGAAAAAGtaagagaggcacagagagataGACTGCCCTTTGGCAACATTGCCCCACCGATGCTAGCTGATGGAAAGAATTTGTCCGATACATTAAAACACGAGTTATCCAGGGTGGTAAATGAGAGTGTGGACTCTGTTTTAAAGAAGTTCACCTCTGTATTGTCCAGCCAGACATCTCAATTGCAAAATGACCAGGAATCCATGTCTAATAACATGGCTTCTGAAAGCAAGAAT encodes the following:
- the LOC117422070 gene encoding prospero homeobox protein 1-like isoform X2 — translated: MNLSEQNMHSSTESYLVEDKNELSHSSFKRNLYDDSLRLYSNGSIISQLLRKTIQNKRVAEESLFYLPPSAVPSSTTADFSQEDRSSSSSKESTLEPSSPASQPSTTTSFEADGPFNEHRQAKRARVENIIRGMAVFPNARVPANRDRSDPSGDARESYRENKRKQRLPQHQNHSLCEALSATRTSNKDECHQLKEQLQSMQRLLRQLQEKFFQVYNVSDSEHDDQDETEEASFSSHTNNMNTEFMETSNYDCSAGFDGGFEKMEKVREAQRDRLPFGNIAPPMLADGKNLSDTLKHELSRVVNESVDSVLKKFTSVLSSQTSQLQNDQESMSNNMASESKNLRPYAPELAHFEDSVKPRHFEYYQNAEALADEDQTEALSLVVRKSSLNHPSSASQGLKRPYHLPQTPFQFNYHQAVQENQILEHLLKYGPHGHFGSHPCIPPSMDRSSPELVDIPWEAIKVRSKVSSSHVAHQSRQATLSQVPVESLCLPHVKMECGDLQNMAERNPYMSLNIQEGLTPNHLKKAKLMFFYTRYPSSNVLKTFFPDVKFNRCITSQLIKWFSNFREFYYIQMEKFARQAIVDGVNNAKDLTVSRDSELFRALNMHYNKANDFQVPDRFLEVAEITLQEFFNAISMAKDTDPSWKKAIYKVICKLDSEAPEQLKSSNCL
- the LOC117422070 gene encoding prospero homeobox protein 1-like isoform X1, with the protein product MNLSEQNMHSSTESYLVEDKNELSHSSFKRNLYDDSLRLYSNGSIISQLLRKTIQNKRVAEESLFYLPPSAVPSSTTADFSQEDRSSSSSKESTLEPSSPASQPSTTTSFEADGPFNEHRQAKRARVENIIRGMAVFPNARVPANRDRSDPSGDARESYRENKRKQRLPQHQNHSLCEALSATRTSNKDECHQLKEQLQSMQRLLRQLQEKFFQVYNVSDSEHDDQDETEEASFSSHTNNMNTEFMETSNYDCSAGFDGGFEKMEKVREAQRDRLPFGNIAPPMLADGKNLSDTLKHELSRVVNESVDSVLKKFTSVLSSQTSQLQNDQESMSNNMASESKNLRPYAPELAHFEDSVKPRHFEYYQNAEALADEDQTEALSLVVRKSSLNHPSSASQGLKRPYHLPQTPFQFNYHQAVQENQILEHLLKYGPHGHFGSHPCIPPSMDRSSPELVDIPWEAIKVRSKVSSSHVAHQSRQATLSQVPVESLCLPHVKMECGDLQNMAERNPYMSLNIQEGLTPNHLKKAKLMFFYTRYPSSNVLKTFFPDVKVSKFNRCITSQLIKWFSNFREFYYIQMEKFARQAIVDGVNNAKDLTVSRDSELFRALNMHYNKANDFQVPDRFLEVAEITLQEFFNAISMAKDTDPSWKKAIYKVICKLDSEAPEQLKSSNCL